One Olsenella sp. oral taxon 807 DNA segment encodes these proteins:
- a CDS encoding TerB N-terminal domain-containing protein, which yields MSRAEKIIRQVIEELSPRQGEVVSGGTYEDEPILRTGRQLLEAQLATNRQTQRLDRPRSPQQEREASLSSSKRVPSQIKAMRALAKGRGRQRGYYQGGAELFFKQAVLMEDYTDDCPFTGNFVSYYPTYESMPDQVLRGYFYWRTRFRKGRTPRAPLAFLFVHIYELLCGVGVTPGEDGLRELTRIYHAYHEDLGCRALESYLPHWMRDYAIYHGLDLSSCESADLMPSSWGHALRAVSVLRQAQEALLSQKSPALWDDATPELPPVSEFISALEEVSAYHIAKSRAMRLHASELEEILCAIFAHLVDHCRRRRKTSFVDGLFGLEYSYPYLMFSSAVFWEREPHPDVTVKLPTGETYLCKDSRWWVASPCDERLPSRGLGLILHTADRLLREHAGDLPSLKPRKAPKYLLKIVDEEVTACLERREAIKAAQVHIDRSKLGGIRVAAGRTREALLVDEEREEREELAPHMRSQLAPTNVVATVGEGQKSPSPELGLTPGPSDGASCPGAVVLTTVQRQILRGLLDGSLDVGALEQTGIMVSLETDMINERFLDLVGDTVIEVDEDAPHLVEDYVEDVREVLL from the coding sequence GTGTCTCGGGCAGAGAAGATAATCCGTCAGGTGATCGAGGAGCTGAGCCCCAGGCAGGGGGAGGTTGTCAGCGGTGGCACCTACGAGGACGAGCCCATTCTAAGAACGGGCCGTCAGCTGTTGGAGGCGCAGCTGGCCACAAATCGACAGACTCAGCGCTTGGATCGGCCCCGTTCGCCACAGCAGGAGAGGGAGGCGTCCTTGTCCTCATCAAAAAGGGTTCCATCGCAGATCAAGGCGATGCGCGCGCTCGCCAAGGGCCGTGGGCGGCAGCGCGGTTACTACCAGGGAGGCGCAGAGCTCTTCTTCAAGCAGGCGGTCCTCATGGAGGACTATACCGATGACTGTCCCTTTACGGGCAATTTCGTGAGCTACTATCCAACCTACGAGAGCATGCCCGACCAGGTGCTGCGCGGTTACTTCTATTGGCGCACGCGCTTTCGCAAGGGACGGACACCCCGCGCGCCACTGGCATTTCTCTTCGTCCATATATACGAGCTTCTCTGCGGCGTCGGGGTAACGCCGGGGGAAGATGGCCTACGAGAGCTGACACGGATCTATCACGCCTACCACGAGGATCTGGGGTGTCGTGCCCTTGAGTCCTACCTGCCGCACTGGATGAGGGACTACGCCATCTATCATGGCCTCGACCTTTCGTCCTGCGAGTCGGCAGACCTCATGCCCAGTTCCTGGGGACACGCCCTGCGGGCTGTGAGCGTGCTGCGTCAGGCGCAAGAGGCGCTTCTCTCACAGAAGTCCCCGGCGCTATGGGACGATGCGACGCCGGAACTGCCGCCCGTGAGTGAGTTTATATCCGCCCTCGAGGAGGTCTCGGCCTACCACATCGCGAAGTCTCGGGCCATGCGACTCCATGCGAGCGAGCTTGAGGAGATCCTGTGCGCCATCTTCGCTCATCTCGTTGACCACTGCAGGCGCCGCCGCAAGACGAGCTTCGTGGATGGGCTCTTTGGCCTCGAGTATAGCTATCCTTACCTGATGTTCTCGTCTGCCGTATTCTGGGAGCGCGAGCCTCATCCAGACGTGACGGTCAAGTTGCCGACGGGGGAGACCTACCTGTGCAAGGACTCTCGCTGGTGGGTGGCAAGTCCCTGCGACGAGCGACTGCCGAGCCGTGGGTTAGGGCTCATCCTGCACACGGCAGATCGCCTTCTGCGCGAGCATGCGGGCGACCTGCCCTCGCTCAAACCGCGCAAGGCCCCCAAGTACCTGCTCAAGATCGTAGACGAGGAAGTTACGGCCTGCCTAGAGAGGCGCGAGGCCATCAAAGCCGCGCAGGTGCACATCGACCGCAGCAAGCTGGGCGGCATACGGGTGGCGGCGGGACGCACGCGCGAGGCGCTGCTCGTAGACGAGGAACGCGAGGAGCGCGAGGAGCTGGCACCACACATGAGGTCGCAACTGGCGCCCACCAATGTCGTGGCGACCGTCGGGGAGGGGCAGAAGTCGCCTTCGCCAGAGCTAGGCCTCACGCCGGGGCCAAGCGACGGCGCCTCTTGCCCAGGGGCCGTTGTCCTCACCACCGTACAGAGGCAGATTCTACGCGGGCTTCTTGACGGTAGCCTGGACGTGGGCGCCCTCGAGCAGACGGGAATCATGGTGTCGCTTGAGACTGATATGATAAACGAGCGGTTCCTCGACCTGGTGGGTGATACCGTGATCGAGGTAGACGAAGACGCTCCGCACCTCGTTGAGGATTACGTCGAGGACGTGAGGGAGGTCCTTCTGTGA
- a CDS encoding ATP-binding protein, which yields MPKRIATVIVNSLKGGVVPRVGLPYITVGREAEIAALLRDLEIVADGGASCRFVVGRYGSGKSFLLQTIRNHAMGRNFVVADADLSPERRLQGSKGQGLATYRELIGNLSTKTRPEGGALSLVLDRWISGVQSEVAAAGTSPADASFADEVERRIHAVILELQEMVHGFDFAKLLSAYFRAHIEADDETKASVIKWFRAEYRTKAEARSELGVSVIITDADWYDYLKLFARFLRGAGYEGLVVLVDELVNLYKIPNAISRQYNYEKILTMYNDTLQGKASYLGIIMSGTPQCVEDRRRGLYSYEALRSRLTQGRFGREGMVDLLAPVIRLTPLTPEELLILVEKLADIHAGLFGYERRLMEDDLARFLEIELSRVGADTLVTPREVIRDFIEMLDIMLQDPGVTVEGLLGSDSFVHATASEGAGEVAAGGSGGGPTDASDVAPGYAEFTI from the coding sequence GTGCCCAAGCGCATCGCGACCGTGATCGTGAACTCGCTCAAGGGTGGGGTCGTGCCGCGCGTGGGTCTGCCCTACATAACGGTGGGTCGTGAGGCCGAGATCGCGGCCCTCCTTCGCGACCTCGAGATCGTGGCAGATGGTGGTGCGTCCTGCCGTTTTGTGGTGGGGCGCTACGGGAGTGGCAAGAGCTTCCTTCTGCAGACGATACGCAACCACGCGATGGGCAGAAACTTCGTGGTCGCAGATGCCGACCTCTCGCCGGAGCGACGCCTGCAGGGCTCGAAGGGACAGGGCCTCGCCACCTATCGCGAGCTCATCGGCAATCTCTCCACAAAGACACGGCCCGAGGGCGGGGCGCTTTCGCTGGTGCTGGACCGCTGGATCTCGGGCGTGCAGTCTGAGGTCGCGGCGGCAGGCACGTCACCGGCCGACGCATCCTTTGCCGACGAGGTCGAGCGGCGCATCCATGCGGTGATCCTCGAGCTGCAAGAGATGGTCCACGGCTTCGACTTCGCCAAGCTCCTCTCGGCGTACTTTCGCGCCCATATAGAGGCGGATGACGAGACCAAGGCGTCAGTCATCAAGTGGTTTCGCGCGGAGTACCGCACCAAGGCCGAGGCCCGAAGCGAGCTGGGTGTGAGCGTCATCATCACCGATGCCGACTGGTACGACTACCTCAAGCTCTTCGCGCGCTTCCTGCGTGGCGCGGGCTACGAGGGCCTGGTCGTGCTCGTGGACGAGCTCGTGAACCTGTACAAGATCCCCAACGCGATCAGCCGCCAGTACAACTATGAGAAGATACTGACAATGTACAATGACACGCTCCAGGGCAAGGCCTCCTACCTGGGCATCATCATGAGTGGTACGCCGCAGTGCGTCGAGGACCGCAGGCGTGGGCTCTATTCGTACGAGGCGCTGCGAAGCCGCCTCACGCAGGGGCGCTTTGGGCGTGAGGGTATGGTGGACCTCCTCGCTCCCGTGATTCGCCTGACCCCCCTCACGCCCGAGGAGTTGCTGATCCTCGTCGAGAAGCTCGCGGACATCCATGCGGGACTCTTTGGCTATGAGCGCAGGCTTATGGAGGATGACCTCGCACGCTTCTTGGAGATCGAGCTCTCGCGCGTGGGAGCAGACACGCTCGTGACGCCGCGAGAGGTGATCCGCGACTTCATCGAGATGCTCGATATCATGCTGCAGGATCCCGGCGTGACGGTTGAGGGGCTTTTGGGCTCGGACAGCTTCGTGCACGCGACGGCGAGTGAGGGTGCGGGTGAGGTCGCGGCAGGTGGCTCAGGTGGCGGTCCCACCGACGCTTCCGACGTCGCGCCTGGCTATGCCGAGTTCACGATCTAG
- a CDS encoding DEAD/DEAH box helicase, translated as MANPRVFDRYAPFVRDFVYEHDWESLRAIQVAAADAIFNTDANVLLSSSTASGKTEAAFFPILTSLWEDPPATVGCIYVGPLKALINDQFYRLVDLCEEGGIAVWHWHGDVSASHKARLMKRPSGILQITPESLEAMLLHRHAAIPKLFGDLRFVVVDEVHSLLRGDRGAQTLCLIERLSRMAGVRPRRIGLSATIGDTEATARILGAGSMHDTVVPQVKEAGQTWRLSMEHFYSYGPQAAERVTEKRSHGMGVTGASIHVDAIVERIDGDGEPPLADIARRPAVVSTTLVSPSQGELVADITDSAPQDADPGLAYVFEHTRGRKCLVFSNSREECEEVTSTLRSYCERSGEPDRFLVHHGNLSSSLRKSAEELMRDEEVALTTCTTATLELGIDIGRLERAFQMDAPFTVSAFLQRMGRTGRRGQPPEMWFVMREDPSEPRALLPETLPWKLLQGIALIQLYREERWVEPPREGRRHYSLLYHQTMATLASCGEQSPAVLAGRVLSLAPFANVSQDDYRVLLRHLIDTEQIERTETGGLIVGLAGERVCNNFRFYGVFVESEEYRVRCESQELGTVVQPPPAGEKLAIAGHVWIVEEVDHRHRLVYVTQVKGKVPAYFGECPGDIHTRILERMRGVLAEQRDYPYLGPNARARLAAARSQAVAANITQKTLINVGGDTWALFPWLGTYAFLALERVIKLKLASRLGIKGVDVSRPYFIQFRMAATPKEFLSALEGVFLAELDPMSLLFPGELPTFDKYDEFLPPELVRKGFAEGTLDIEGARERVLGWSGDASFSRLSSS; from the coding sequence ATGGCCAACCCCCGCGTCTTCGACAGGTATGCGCCGTTCGTGCGCGACTTCGTGTACGAGCACGACTGGGAGTCATTGCGAGCCATTCAGGTCGCGGCAGCAGACGCGATCTTCAACACCGATGCCAACGTGCTCCTTAGTTCCTCGACCGCCTCGGGCAAGACCGAGGCCGCGTTCTTTCCCATCCTCACAAGCCTCTGGGAGGATCCGCCGGCCACGGTGGGCTGCATCTATGTGGGACCTCTGAAAGCCCTGATAAACGATCAGTTCTACCGCCTTGTGGACCTCTGTGAGGAGGGGGGTATCGCCGTTTGGCACTGGCATGGCGACGTCTCGGCCTCGCACAAGGCGCGCCTCATGAAGCGTCCCTCTGGCATCCTGCAGATCACGCCCGAGTCCCTTGAGGCTATGCTACTTCACCGCCACGCGGCCATTCCCAAGCTCTTTGGGGACCTGCGCTTCGTCGTGGTGGACGAGGTGCACTCGCTGCTGCGCGGCGATCGTGGGGCGCAGACGCTCTGTTTGATCGAGCGGCTCTCTCGTATGGCCGGCGTGCGGCCCAGACGCATCGGCCTCTCCGCGACGATCGGCGACACCGAGGCGACAGCGCGCATCCTCGGTGCGGGATCGATGCACGACACTGTGGTGCCGCAGGTCAAGGAGGCAGGTCAGACATGGCGCCTTTCGATGGAGCACTTCTATAGCTACGGGCCTCAGGCAGCCGAGCGGGTTACGGAGAAGCGCTCGCACGGGATGGGCGTGACAGGTGCGTCCATACACGTTGACGCCATCGTCGAGCGCATCGATGGGGACGGCGAGCCACCTCTCGCCGATATCGCGAGGCGTCCGGCTGTGGTGTCGACCACGCTCGTCTCACCCTCGCAGGGGGAGCTTGTCGCAGACATCACGGACAGCGCGCCCCAGGACGCAGACCCTGGTCTCGCCTACGTCTTCGAGCATACGCGTGGCCGCAAGTGCCTGGTCTTCTCTAACTCGCGCGAGGAGTGCGAGGAGGTCACGTCCACCCTGCGCTCCTACTGCGAGAGGAGCGGTGAGCCAGACCGCTTCCTTGTCCACCACGGCAACCTGTCATCGAGCCTTCGCAAGTCTGCCGAGGAGCTGATGCGCGACGAGGAGGTGGCGCTCACCACCTGCACGACGGCGACCCTCGAGCTTGGCATCGATATCGGGCGGCTCGAGCGTGCCTTCCAGATGGACGCACCCTTTACCGTCTCGGCCTTCCTGCAGCGCATGGGTCGTACGGGCCGACGTGGCCAGCCTCCCGAGATGTGGTTCGTGATGCGCGAGGATCCCAGCGAGCCCCGCGCGCTCCTGCCCGAGACCCTTCCCTGGAAGTTGCTCCAGGGCATCGCGCTCATCCAACTCTATCGAGAGGAGCGCTGGGTCGAGCCGCCGCGCGAGGGGCGCAGGCATTACAGCCTGCTCTATCACCAGACCATGGCTACGCTGGCCTCCTGCGGAGAGCAGAGTCCTGCGGTGCTGGCGGGGCGCGTCCTCTCGCTTGCGCCCTTTGCCAACGTGAGCCAGGATGACTACCGAGTGCTACTTCGCCACCTCATCGATACCGAGCAGATCGAGAGGACCGAGACCGGTGGCCTCATCGTCGGACTCGCGGGCGAGCGCGTGTGCAACAACTTCCGCTTCTACGGCGTCTTTGTCGAGAGCGAGGAGTACCGGGTGCGCTGCGAGAGCCAGGAGCTGGGCACAGTGGTGCAACCGCCGCCCGCAGGCGAGAAGCTCGCCATCGCCGGTCACGTCTGGATCGTCGAGGAGGTCGACCACCGTCACCGCTTGGTCTATGTGACACAGGTCAAGGGCAAGGTGCCCGCGTACTTTGGCGAGTGTCCTGGCGACATACACACGAGGATTCTCGAGCGCATGCGTGGCGTGCTCGCAGAGCAGCGTGATTACCCCTACCTCGGGCCAAATGCGCGCGCAAGGCTCGCCGCCGCCCGCTCCCAGGCCGTGGCCGCAAACATCACGCAAAAGACCCTCATCAATGTGGGCGGAGATACCTGGGCACTCTTCCCGTGGCTTGGGACGTACGCGTTTCTCGCCCTGGAGCGCGTGATCAAGCTCAAGCTGGCATCGCGTTTGGGCATCAAGGGCGTCGACGTGAGCCGTCCTTACTTCATCCAGTTCAGGATGGCCGCGACACCCAAGGAGTTCCTCTCTGCGCTCGAGGGCGTCTTCCTGGCAGAGCTGGACCCCATGAGCCTACTTTTTCCCGGCGAACTTCCCACCTTTGACAAGTACGACGAGTTTCTGCCTCCCGAACTCGTGCGAAAGGGCTTTGCCGAGGGTACGCTCGATATCGAGGGCGCCCGCGAGCGAGTGCTCGGCTGGAGCGGGGATGCGAGCTTCAGCAGGCTCAGCTCCTCGTGA
- a CDS encoding class I SAM-dependent methyltransferase yields the protein MTPEVARRMNRLNESFYRDNARSFDQTRQTAWPGWERCLCIGHTTGALPRYGGVRVLDVASGNLRLARYLAERLPGVRVSYHGIDSCPMLARGVRLPEGWDVTLQDLDVVGTLLDKKLEGDLEAPGEDLGVLEEDLGVRLEGGAADLVACFGFFHHVPTTEARRRLLQELLSYTRTGGLCCVSLWRPMSDRRIARRARESTRAGLRSLGLSEKELDKGDYLLGWQGRPDTWRYCHHFDEEEIDRLVRAAQGTAELTARFCADGKAGDLNSYLVLTRS from the coding sequence ATGACACCAGAGGTCGCACGTCGCATGAACCGCCTGAACGAAAGCTTCTACCGCGACAACGCCCGCTCCTTTGATCAGACGAGGCAGACAGCCTGGCCTGGCTGGGAGCGCTGTCTTTGCATTGGGCATACGACGGGCGCGCTCCCGCGATACGGAGGCGTGCGTGTCTTAGATGTGGCCTCTGGCAATTTGCGCCTCGCGCGTTACCTGGCCGAGAGGTTACCGGGCGTGAGGGTCTCCTACCACGGCATCGACAGCTGCCCCATGCTTGCAAGAGGCGTGCGGCTGCCCGAGGGCTGGGACGTGACGCTCCAGGACCTCGATGTCGTGGGCACACTTCTTGACAAAAAGCTTGAGGGAGACCTCGAGGCGCCCGGGGAAGACCTCGGAGTACTTGAGGAAGACCTCGGGGTGCGGCTCGAAGGGGGCGCGGCGGACCTCGTTGCCTGCTTTGGCTTTTTCCACCATGTGCCCACTACCGAGGCACGTCGAAGGCTCCTGCAGGAGCTGCTCTCTTACACCCGGACTGGCGGCTTGTGCTGCGTCTCGCTCTGGCGCCCCATGTCCGACAGGCGGATCGCCAGACGTGCCCGTGAGTCGACCCGCGCAGGGCTTAGGTCGCTCGGCCTGAGCGAGAAAGAGCTGGACAAGGGTGACTACCTGCTTGGTTGGCAGGGCAGGCCCGACACCTGGCGCTACTGCCACCACTTCGACGAGGAAGAGATTGACCGGCTGGTGCGGGCTGCCCAAGGCACAGCAGAGCTCACCGCACGATTTTGCGCAGACGGCAAGGCGGGTGACCTCAACTCCTATCTTGTGCTCACGAGGAGCTGA
- a CDS encoding elongator complex protein 3 produces the protein MTHLRELPEGVDPKAAVKLEGIVREHNRGILGNARHLSKRRLLPFYLHVKQEDPERWRAWGIDAALERRLLGVLRVKPRRTASGVATITVITRPHPCSGDCVYCPCDLRMPKSYLWSEPACRRAEKNYFDPYLQVSTRLRALDQMGHATDKVELIVLGGTWTDYSHPYQIWFVRELFRALNEWPAPWDRLRERYAFYRDLGISNSADEIARLVAAEQARVEAGEESYNEGFARLYGGGEACAAAGESGAMSGTGARSPFWEASRHMAASLGELAVEQRRNETAAHRVVGLVIETRPDTIDPAKLRLMRRLGCTKIQLGIQSTRQELLDANRRLMDVSQIRRAFSLIRLFGFKIHAHFMVNLLGSTPEDDKADFRAFVSDPGFLPDEIKLYPCSLVAGTRLVSEYERGRWRPYTEGELLDVLVADTLVTPPYVRISRMIRDISAEDILVGNKKANLRQMVEGEIARLGLAGDVRDIRFREIAHKSLDLEALHIHDYGYRTATTHEHFLEWVTPKDRIAGFLRLSLPCWDELASGVLDVHADELPVRPNEAMIREVHVYGQVAHLGRADSSSQHRGLGRELVERACNVARAAGYGCVNVISSVGTREYYRRLGFADVGLYQRREL, from the coding sequence GTGACGCACCTGCGCGAGCTGCCCGAGGGCGTGGACCCAAAGGCTGCGGTCAAGCTTGAGGGCATCGTGCGCGAGCACAACCGTGGCATCCTTGGCAACGCCCGCCACCTCTCGAAGCGCCGTCTGCTGCCCTTCTACCTGCACGTCAAGCAGGAGGATCCCGAGCGCTGGCGAGCCTGGGGCATCGACGCCGCGCTCGAGCGGCGCCTGCTGGGTGTCCTTCGCGTGAAGCCGCGCCGCACGGCGTCGGGTGTCGCGACCATCACGGTCATCACGCGTCCCCATCCCTGCTCGGGCGACTGCGTGTACTGTCCTTGTGACCTGCGCATGCCTAAGAGCTACCTTTGGAGCGAGCCTGCCTGCCGACGTGCCGAGAAGAACTACTTTGACCCCTATCTCCAGGTCTCGACGCGCCTGCGCGCACTCGACCAGATGGGTCACGCCACGGACAAGGTCGAGCTCATCGTGCTGGGCGGCACATGGACCGACTACTCCCACCCGTACCAGATATGGTTCGTGCGAGAGCTCTTTCGTGCGCTCAACGAGTGGCCCGCACCCTGGGACAGGCTCCGCGAGCGATATGCGTTCTATCGCGACCTGGGCATCTCGAACTCGGCCGACGAGATTGCGCGCCTCGTGGCTGCAGAGCAAGCGAGGGTCGAGGCGGGCGAGGAGAGTTACAACGAGGGCTTCGCGCGTCTCTATGGTGGGGGCGAGGCGTGTGCTGCGGCCGGTGAGTCTGGCGCCATGTCTGGCACGGGAGCTCGCTCGCCTTTCTGGGAGGCGTCTCGTCACATGGCGGCGAGCCTGGGCGAGCTTGCGGTCGAGCAGCGGCGCAACGAGACGGCGGCCCATCGTGTGGTGGGTCTTGTGATCGAGACGAGACCTGATACGATAGACCCCGCCAAGCTCAGGCTCATGCGAAGGCTTGGCTGTACGAAGATCCAGCTTGGCATCCAGTCCACGCGCCAGGAGCTGCTTGACGCCAACCGGCGTCTCATGGACGTCTCTCAGATCAGACGTGCGTTCTCGCTCATCAGGCTCTTTGGCTTCAAGATCCACGCGCACTTCATGGTGAACCTCCTCGGTTCGACGCCCGAGGACGACAAGGCTGACTTTCGAGCCTTCGTTAGCGACCCAGGCTTTTTGCCCGATGAGATAAAGCTCTATCCCTGCTCGCTCGTCGCGGGCACGCGGCTCGTCAGCGAGTACGAGCGAGGGCGCTGGCGTCCCTACACCGAGGGCGAGCTTCTGGACGTGCTCGTGGCCGACACGCTGGTGACGCCCCCTTATGTCCGCATCTCCCGCATGATCCGTGACATCAGCGCCGAGGACATCCTCGTGGGTAACAAGAAGGCGAACCTGCGACAGATGGTTGAGGGCGAAATCGCCCGTCTGGGCCTTGCGGGGGACGTCCGTGACATACGCTTTCGCGAGATCGCGCATAAGTCGCTTGATCTAGAGGCCCTGCACATCCACGACTATGGCTATCGTACGGCCACCACGCACGAGCATTTCCTCGAGTGGGTCACACCAAAAGACCGCATAGCGGGCTTTTTGCGCCTCTCGCTTCCGTGTTGGGACGAGCTCGCCTCGGGTGTGCTCGATGTTCACGCAGACGAGCTTCCTGTGCGTCCAAACGAGGCGATGATCCGAGAGGTTCACGTCTACGGCCAGGTCGCTCACCTGGGCAGGGCGGACTCGTCCTCGCAGCACAGGGGTCTTGGTCGCGAGCTCGTGGAGCGTGCCTGCAACGTCGCTCGCGCCGCAGGCTACGGCTGCGTCAACGTGATCAGCTCTGTGGGCACGCGTGAGTACTACCGTCGCCTAGGCTTTGCGGACGTAGGCCTCTACCAGCGTCGGGAGCTTTGA
- a CDS encoding Gfo/Idh/MocA family protein, translated as MSDIRIATIGSSAITERFIDALAKVDGVSYVAAYSRDLTRARAFGEPHGATCFFDSLGELVSSDAVDAVYVASPNGLHAAQALRCVKAGKHVLVEKAFAANERLARELFDAAHASGVVALEAMRNLHTEGFAAIERNLGRLGALRQATLRFGKVTSRIKRLNAGEYVSQFDPALASGALVDIGVYVVEPAIALFGRPDRVRASLVTIPVPWGGDEPYVTVDLAGCIVLEYADKVVELAYSKVGDDLLASQAMGDAGTLIWDATNCPRKVTFIAHEDVGMAYATVGGAKEEIPVSVPENDMVCEIELFRDAVGGVTGALERVGRFEQVTIDSLAVMDEVRAQAGVRYPHDEEGSAAGVLAPM; from the coding sequence ATGTCAGACATACGTATCGCCACCATAGGGTCCAGCGCCATTACCGAGCGCTTTATCGATGCGCTTGCAAAGGTCGATGGCGTCAGCTATGTTGCCGCCTACTCGCGTGATCTTACCAGGGCGCGGGCATTTGGCGAGCCACACGGTGCCACGTGCTTCTTTGACAGCCTAGGAGAGCTCGTCTCGAGTGACGCCGTCGATGCCGTCTACGTTGCCTCTCCCAATGGCCTTCACGCTGCACAGGCCCTGCGCTGCGTTAAGGCAGGCAAGCACGTGTTGGTCGAGAAGGCCTTCGCCGCCAACGAACGGCTTGCCCGCGAGCTGTTTGACGCGGCGCATGCCTCGGGCGTCGTCGCCCTCGAGGCCATGCGCAATCTTCATACCGAGGGCTTCGCGGCGATCGAGCGCAATCTCGGGCGCTTGGGTGCGCTCAGGCAGGCCACACTGCGCTTTGGCAAGGTGACCTCCCGCATCAAGCGTCTCAATGCGGGCGAGTACGTGAGCCAGTTCGATCCCGCGCTGGCTTCTGGGGCACTCGTGGACATTGGCGTCTATGTGGTCGAGCCGGCGATTGCCCTCTTTGGTAGGCCCGATCGCGTGAGGGCGTCACTTGTGACAATACCGGTTCCTTGGGGCGGAGACGAACCATATGTGACTGTTGACCTTGCAGGCTGTATCGTCTTGGAGTATGCGGATAAGGTCGTGGAGCTTGCCTATAGCAAGGTGGGCGACGACCTGCTTGCGTCCCAGGCCATGGGGGATGCGGGCACGCTCATCTGGGATGCCACCAACTGCCCGCGCAAGGTCACGTTCATCGCTCACGAGGACGTGGGCATGGCGTACGCGACGGTGGGTGGCGCAAAGGAAGAGATTCCCGTCAGCGTCCCCGAAAACGACATGGTCTGCGAGATCGAGCTCTTCCGCGATGCGGTTGGGGGAGTTACCGGCGCGCTTGAGCGCGTCGGGCGCTTCGAGCAGGTCACCATCGATTCCCTGGCCGTCATGGATGAGGTCCGCGCCCAGGCGGGCGTGCGCTACCCCCATGACGAGGAGGGCTCGGCTGCGGGTGTGCTCGCGCCCATGTGA